A DNA window from Drosophila pseudoobscura strain MV-25-SWS-2005 chromosome 2, UCI_Dpse_MV25, whole genome shotgun sequence contains the following coding sequences:
- the LOC6897909 gene encoding uncharacterized protein isoform X6 has translation MSGILGWIKPSASSPSKRLSPYLLQISRCISYHAPVLRPRFLLNERARRLKRIGLRATPQAMTMSNSMRVQMYSQKTSNNVFALNGRVNNLRKRVSFSGTQDGPEGNAKQNVIPIGLITPETKDGKDLKIVIVPLDIAGMNAEDLKSTLESINHLRKYANQIEAFSSSMVDDFNEMMQNANTEVQRELKAATAAAEEAEEQALQEQQQQQQPHSSAGDVEFWKSYTIPPSAEDSNIDAIAKDTMAQEGSSAALASTGSILTTSSLPLAAPATKTAKLPKTTQPKVQTQDQAKAHTQAKVQIQSEEQDQPQGQTPVEQTQAPQPLPKTLPVHDPVQAQPQGSSSSSQLMAQPPEPEADAECDLNEVKISVPRTLSDRLNELAISSMELSFEMDMTNVHDAIECKQTGQQVLVPNNPVVSMNTRVELATPGLAEQTVPLRFNALIAGVVNIDVEKLNLESMTEDQVPDFNDDVTSLAANLCSAALENGLCADQSAFHKGDLVDDNNPMELSDKQLSEMTDQELVSLKEQYAVRLSELQSELSAVEQMDPAATVSAIARSLNPQRELPQISPKARAALNRSQTQKHMKPTMQAMAEPEEEFQGPMLRDGCKHGVIKPKKKCKKTCPLGDPCKEDKCKRPKKGSKKARKKKASLGASEIRASGGKSSCGGKKDAKKDPCAKKDGKGDKKKDPCAKFKKGGDKKKDPCGKKDDKKKDPCGKKGGKGDKKKKDPCAKFKSGEKKDPCAKKDDKKKDPCGKKGGKDDKKKKDPCAKFKSGEKKDPCAKKDDKKKDPCGKKGGKDDKKKKDPCAKFKSGEKKDPCAKKDDKKKDPCGKKDDKKKDPCAKFKKGGDKKKDPCAKKDDKKKDPCGKKDDKKKDPCAKFKKGGDKKKDPCAKKDNKKDPCGKKDDKKKDPCAKFKKGGDKKKDPCAKKGDKKKDPCAKKDDKKKDPCGKKGGKGDGKKKDPCAKFKKGGDKKDPCSKKYSTFASPCRIDGLNDPVCRIGDTCQTAVAASHYSGHAAAPARYLIYSTLVRRHYGGKPTKTQLCGLAAGDVLTWQRGYAKKDGKKEDGGKCAALDQKLPLNRGKDKKARNELRTDCYVDGEECPKNWCTGNCAKVRFPRKKCDKNKKKKSGKKHKSGKGRRK, from the exons ATGTCTGGCATTCTTGGCTGGATAAAGCCGTCAGCCAGCAGTCCATCTAAACGCCTGTCGCCGTATCTCCTGCAGATATCCCGATGCATAAGCTACCACGCGCCGGTGTTGCGGCCGCGGTTCCTTCTCAATGAGCGGGCCAGAAGACTCAAGCGTATTGGGCTGCGGGCCACGCCCCAAGCTATGACCATGAGCAACAGCATGCGAGTGCAGATGTACTCGCAGAAGACGAGCAACAATGTGTTTGCCCTGAATGGAAGGGTGAATAATCTGCGGAAGCGTGTCAGCTTCTCTGGGACCCAGGATGGACCGGAGGGAAACGCCAAGCAGAACGTCATACCGATAGGACTGATCACGCCGGAGACCAAGGATGGCAAGGACCTGAAGATAGTTATTGTCCCACTGGATATTGCCGGCATGAATGCCGAAGATCTGAAGAGCACGCTGGAGAGCATCAACCACCTGCGCAAGTATGCCAACCAGATAGAGGCCTTCTCCTCCAGCATGGTGGACGACTTCAATGAGATGATGCAAAACGCAAACACCGAGGTTCAGAGGGAACTCAAagctgccacagcagcggcagaagaggcCGAGGAGCAGGctctgcaggagcagcagcagcagcagcagccgcattcCAGCGCCGGGGATGTGGAATTTTGGAAGTCATACACCATACCCCCGTCTGCGGAGGATAGCAATATCGATGCTATTGCCAAGGACACAATGGCCCAAGAGGGCTCTTCGGCAGCCCTCGCGTCCACAGGTTCGATACTGACAACATCGAGCCTGCCACTTGCCGCACCAGCGACCAAAACAGCGAAACTACCGAAGACCACACAGCCCAAGGTGCAGACCCAGGATCAGGCAAAGGCCCATACGCAGGCCAAGGTGCAGATCCAGAGCGAGGAGCAAGACCAGCCGCAGGGGCAGACGCCGGTGGAGCAAACTCAGGCGCCACAACCCCTGCCTAAGACCCTTCCAGTACATGACCCGGTACAGGCACAGCCccagggcagcagcagcagcagtcagcTGATGGCCCAGCCCCCAGAACCAGAAGCCGACGCCGAATGTGATTTGAACGAGGTGAAGATTTCCGTGCCCAGGACTCTGAGCGATCGCCTGAACGAGCTGGCCATCTCCTCCATGGAGCTGTCCTTCGAGATGGACATGACCAATGTGCACGATGCCATCGAGTGCAAGCAAACGGGTCAGCAAGTGCTGGTGCCCAACAATCCCGTGGTGTCCATGAACACCCGTGTGGAGCTGGCCACGCCTGGCTTGGCCGAGCAAACAGTGCCCCTGCGATTCAATGCGCTAATCGCGGGCGTTGTCAACATCGATGTGGAGAAACTGAATCTCGAGAGCATGACCGAGGATCAGGTGCCGGACTTCAACGACGACGTCACCTCCCTGGCGGCCAATCTGTGCAGCGCCGCGTTGGAGAACGGACTGTGTGCCGATCAGAGTGCCTTCCATAAAGGAGACCTAGTGGACGATAACAACCCTATGGAGCTCAGCGACAAGCAGCTGTCGGAGATGACCGACCAGGAGTTGGTCAGTCTGAAGGAGCAGTATGCCGTCAGGCTCTCGGAGCTGCAGAGCGAGCTGTCCGCCGTCGAGCAGATGGATCCCGCGGCCACTGTGTCCGCCATTGCCAGATCGTTGAATCCGCAGCGGGAGCTGCCCCAGATATCGCCTAAGGCTCGCGCGGCTCTAAATCGCAGCCAAACCCAGAAGCACATGAAGCCGACCATGCAGGCCATGGCGGAGCCCGAGGAGGAGTTCCAGGGTCCAATGCTGCGCGATGGCTGCAAGCATGGCGTCAtcaagcccaagaagaagtGCAAGAAGACCTGTCCCCTGGGCGATCCCTGCAAGGAGGATAAGTGCAAGCGTCCCAAGAAGGGGTCCAAGAAAGCGCGCAAGAAGAAGGCCTCTTTGGGTGCATCCGAGATCCGGGCCAGTGGTGGCAAGTCTTCGTGCGGTGGCAAAAAGGATGCCAAAAAGGATCCCTGTGCGAAAAAGGATGGCAAAGGTGACAAGAAGAAGGACCCTTGTGCCAAGTTCAAGAAGGGCGGCGACAAGAAGAAGGATCCTTGCGGCAAGAAGGACGATAAGAAGAAGGATCCTTGCGGCAAGAAGGGTGGCAAGGGCgataagaagaagaaggatcCCTGCGCCAAGTTCAAATCCGGAGAAAAGAAGGACCCCTGCGCCAAGAAGGACGATAAGAAGAAGGATCCTTGCGGCAAAAAAGGAGGCAAGGACgataagaagaagaaggatcCCTGCGCCAAGTTCAAGTCCGGAGAAAAGAAGGATCCCTGCGCCAAAAAGGACGATAAGAAGAAGGACCCTTGCGGCAAAAAAGGAGGCAAGGACgataagaagaagaaggatcCGTGCGCCAAGTTCAAGTCCGGAGAAAAGAAGGACCCCTGCGCCAAAAAGGACGATAAGAAGAAGGACCCTTGCGGCAAAAAGGATGATAAGAAGAAGGACCCTTGCGCGAAGTTCAAGAAAGGCGGAGATAAGAAAAAGGATCCTTGCGCCAAAAAAGACGATAAGAAGAAGGACCCTTGCGGCAAAAAGGATGATAAGAAGAAGGACCCTTGCGCGAAGTTCAAGAAAGGCGGAGATAAGAAAAAGGATCCCTGCGCCAAAAAGGACAATAAGAAGGACCCTTGCGGCAAAAAGGATGATAAGAAGAAGGATCCTTGCGCAAAGTTCAAGAAGGGCGGAGATAAGAAAAAAGATCCGTGCGCCAAAAAAGGCGATAAGAAGAAGGATCCCTGCGCCAAAAAGGACGATAAGAAGAAGGACCCTTGCGGCAAAAAAGGTGGCAAGGGAGACGGCAAGAAGAAGGATCCCTGCGCCAAGTTCAAGAAGGGCGGCGATAAGAAGGATCCCTGCTCGAAGAAGTACTCCACGTTCGCCAGTCCATGCCGCATCGACGGCCTGAACGATCCCGTGTGCCGGATCGGCGACACGTGTCAGACAGCAGTGGCTGCGTCCCACTATTCGGGCCACGCGGCAGCTCCCGCCCGCTACTTGATCTACTCGACGCTCGTGCGCCGTCACTATGGGGGCAAGCCGACGAAGACCCAGCTCTGCGGCCTGGCAGCCGGCGACGTGCTCACCTGGCAGCGTGGCTATGCGAAGAAGGACGGCAAGAAGGAGGATGGCGGCAAGTGCGCTGCCCTGGACCAAAAACTTCCCCTGAATCGTGGCAAGGACAAGAAGGCGCGCAACGAGCTGCGCACCGACTGCTACGTCGACGGCGAGGAATGCCCCAAGAACTGGTGCACCGGAAACTGCGCCAAAGTCCGGTTTCCCCGCAAGAAATGCGACAAgaataagaagaagaagagcggCAAGAAGCACAAGTCCGGCAAAG GCAGAAGGAAATAA
- the LOC6897909 gene encoding uncharacterized protein isoform X4: MSGILGWIKPSASSPSKRLSPYLLQISRCISYHAPVLRPRFLLNERARRLKRIGLRATPQAMTMSNSMRVQMYSQKTSNNVFALNGRVNNLRKRVSFSGTQDGPEGNAKQNVIPIGLITPETKDGKDLKIVIVPLDIAGMNAEDLKSTLESINHLRKYANQIEAFSSSMVDDFNEMMQNANTEVQRELKAATAAAEEAEEQALQEQQQQQQPHSSAGDVEFWKSYTIPPSAEDSNIDAIAKDTMAQEGSSAALASTGSILTTSSLPLAAPATKTAKLPKTTQPKVQTQDQAKAHTQAKVQIQSEEQDQPQGQTPVEQTQAPQPLPKTLPVHDPVQAQPQGSSSSSQLMAQPPEPEADAECDLNEVKISVPRTLSDRLNELAISSMELSFEMDMTNVHDAIECKQTGQQVLVPNNPVVSMNTRVELATPGLAEQTVPLRFNALIAGVVNIDVEKLNLESMTEDQVPDFNDDVTSLAANLCSAALENGLCADQSAFHKGDLVDDNNPMELSDKQLSEMTDQELVSLKEQYAVRLSELQSELSAVEQMDPAATVSAIARSLNPQRELPQISPKARAALNRSQTQKHMKPTMQAMAEPEEEFQGPMLRDGCKHGVIKPKKKCKKTCPLGDPCKEDKCKRPKKGSKKARKKKASLGASEIRASGGKSSCGGKKDAKKDPCAKKDGKGDKKKDPCAKFKKGGDKKKDPCGKKDDKKKDPCGKKGGKGDKKKKDPCAKFKSGEKKDPCAKKDDKKKDPCGKKGGKDDKKKKDPCAKFKSGEKKDPCAKKDDKKKDPCGKKGGKDDKKKKDPCAKFKSGEKKDPCAKKDDKKKDPCGKKDDKKKDPCAKFKKGGDKKKDPCAKKDDKKKDPCGKKGGKGDGKKKDPCAKFKKGGDKKDPCSKKYSTFASPCRIDGLNDPVCRIGDTCQTAVAASHYSGHAAAPARYLIYSTLVRRHYGGKPTKTQLCGLAAGDVLTWQRGYAKKDGKKEDGGKCAALDQKLPLNRGKDKKARNELRTDCYVDGEECPKNWCTGNCAKVRFPRKKCDKNKKKKSGKKHKSGKEGNKLLSLESVPALALAQRQRWNTRDFTCQAETQLGNDRTGYMIHVPRRYEIEMLEVPLPCPKEYETIIRVGSVALSGSDIHIYENGNEDMKELTLGHEATGFVEEVGSRVQNLQLGDRVVCEATITCGSCDLCKEGRYQMCERLWYKGFLGTHQIHHADLCHRLPDNITMEEGSLIQTLASACAACLKAGILPISNVLIIGSGCTTIAAGLVAKALSAKQVTIATNMEATQHMATREFGLDCVLYGTNGMYSEELEAIYCKARDWPNVVINFAISAQTMNLSIMALKPCGICVLAECASEVASFNTVDLLMKNIKMRPSFRCANMYPIALQLMASRLAPMRKLIGKTYHITKVDAAFQEAQHESNTGIKKIIVNCSKADTGPRTLRRRKV; encoded by the exons ATGTCTGGCATTCTTGGCTGGATAAAGCCGTCAGCCAGCAGTCCATCTAAACGCCTGTCGCCGTATCTCCTGCAGATATCCCGATGCATAAGCTACCACGCGCCGGTGTTGCGGCCGCGGTTCCTTCTCAATGAGCGGGCCAGAAGACTCAAGCGTATTGGGCTGCGGGCCACGCCCCAAGCTATGACCATGAGCAACAGCATGCGAGTGCAGATGTACTCGCAGAAGACGAGCAACAATGTGTTTGCCCTGAATGGAAGGGTGAATAATCTGCGGAAGCGTGTCAGCTTCTCTGGGACCCAGGATGGACCGGAGGGAAACGCCAAGCAGAACGTCATACCGATAGGACTGATCACGCCGGAGACCAAGGATGGCAAGGACCTGAAGATAGTTATTGTCCCACTGGATATTGCCGGCATGAATGCCGAAGATCTGAAGAGCACGCTGGAGAGCATCAACCACCTGCGCAAGTATGCCAACCAGATAGAGGCCTTCTCCTCCAGCATGGTGGACGACTTCAATGAGATGATGCAAAACGCAAACACCGAGGTTCAGAGGGAACTCAAagctgccacagcagcggcagaagaggcCGAGGAGCAGGctctgcaggagcagcagcagcagcagcagccgcattcCAGCGCCGGGGATGTGGAATTTTGGAAGTCATACACCATACCCCCGTCTGCGGAGGATAGCAATATCGATGCTATTGCCAAGGACACAATGGCCCAAGAGGGCTCTTCGGCAGCCCTCGCGTCCACAGGTTCGATACTGACAACATCGAGCCTGCCACTTGCCGCACCAGCGACCAAAACAGCGAAACTACCGAAGACCACACAGCCCAAGGTGCAGACCCAGGATCAGGCAAAGGCCCATACGCAGGCCAAGGTGCAGATCCAGAGCGAGGAGCAAGACCAGCCGCAGGGGCAGACGCCGGTGGAGCAAACTCAGGCGCCACAACCCCTGCCTAAGACCCTTCCAGTACATGACCCGGTACAGGCACAGCCccagggcagcagcagcagcagtcagcTGATGGCCCAGCCCCCAGAACCAGAAGCCGACGCCGAATGTGATTTGAACGAGGTGAAGATTTCCGTGCCCAGGACTCTGAGCGATCGCCTGAACGAGCTGGCCATCTCCTCCATGGAGCTGTCCTTCGAGATGGACATGACCAATGTGCACGATGCCATCGAGTGCAAGCAAACGGGTCAGCAAGTGCTGGTGCCCAACAATCCCGTGGTGTCCATGAACACCCGTGTGGAGCTGGCCACGCCTGGCTTGGCCGAGCAAACAGTGCCCCTGCGATTCAATGCGCTAATCGCGGGCGTTGTCAACATCGATGTGGAGAAACTGAATCTCGAGAGCATGACCGAGGATCAGGTGCCGGACTTCAACGACGACGTCACCTCCCTGGCGGCCAATCTGTGCAGCGCCGCGTTGGAGAACGGACTGTGTGCCGATCAGAGTGCCTTCCATAAAGGAGACCTAGTGGACGATAACAACCCTATGGAGCTCAGCGACAAGCAGCTGTCGGAGATGACCGACCAGGAGTTGGTCAGTCTGAAGGAGCAGTATGCCGTCAGGCTCTCGGAGCTGCAGAGCGAGCTGTCCGCCGTCGAGCAGATGGATCCCGCGGCCACTGTGTCCGCCATTGCCAGATCGTTGAATCCGCAGCGGGAGCTGCCCCAGATATCGCCTAAGGCTCGCGCGGCTCTAAATCGCAGCCAAACCCAGAAGCACATGAAGCCGACCATGCAGGCCATGGCGGAGCCCGAGGAGGAGTTCCAGGGTCCAATGCTGCGCGATGGCTGCAAGCATGGCGTCAtcaagcccaagaagaagtGCAAGAAGACCTGTCCCCTGGGCGATCCCTGCAAGGAGGATAAGTGCAAGCGTCCCAAGAAGGGGTCCAAGAAAGCGCGCAAGAAGAAGGCCTCTTTGGGTGCATCCGAGATCCGGGCCAGTGGTGGCAAGTCTTCGTGCGGTGGCAAAAAGGATGCCAAAAAGGATCCCTGTGCGAAAAAGGATGGCAAAGGTGACAAGAAGAAGGACCCTTGTGCCAAGTTCAAGAAGGGCGGCGACAAGAAGAAGGATCCTTGCGGCAAGAAGGACGATAAGAAGAAGGATCCTTGCGGCAAGAAGGGTGGCAAGGGCgataagaagaagaaggatcCCTGCGCCAAGTTCAAATCCGGAGAAAAGAAGGACCCCTGCGCCAAGAAGGACGATAAGAAGAAGGATCCTTGCGGCAAAAAAGGAGGCAAGGACgataagaagaagaaggatcCCTGCGCCAAGTTCAAGTCCGGAGAAAAGAAGGATCCCTGCGCCAAAAAGGACGATAAGAAGAAGGACCCTTGCGGCAAAAAAGGAGGCAAGGACgataagaagaagaaggatcCGTGCGCCAAGTTCAAGTCCGGAGAAAAGAAGGACCCCTGCGCCAAAAAGGACGATAAGAAGAAGGACCCTTGCGGCAAAAAGGATGATAAGAAGAAGGACCCTTGCGCGAAGTTCAAGAAAGGCGGAGATAAGAAAAAG GATCCCTGCGCCAAAAAGGACGATAAGAAGAAGGACCCTTGCGGCAAAAAAGGTGGCAAGGGAGACGGCAAGAAGAAGGATCCCTGCGCCAAGTTCAAGAAGGGCGGCGATAAGAAGGATCCCTGCTCGAAGAAGTACTCCACGTTCGCCAGTCCATGCCGCATCGACGGCCTGAACGATCCCGTGTGCCGGATCGGCGACACGTGTCAGACAGCAGTGGCTGCGTCCCACTATTCGGGCCACGCGGCAGCTCCCGCCCGCTACTTGATCTACTCGACGCTCGTGCGCCGTCACTATGGGGGCAAGCCGACGAAGACCCAGCTCTGCGGCCTGGCAGCCGGCGACGTGCTCACCTGGCAGCGTGGCTATGCGAAGAAGGACGGCAAGAAGGAGGATGGCGGCAAGTGCGCTGCCCTGGACCAAAAACTTCCCCTGAATCGTGGCAAGGACAAGAAGGCGCGCAACGAGCTGCGCACCGACTGCTACGTCGACGGCGAGGAATGCCCCAAGAACTGGTGCACCGGAAACTGCGCCAAAGTCCGGTTTCCCCGCAAGAAATGCGACAAgaataagaagaagaagagcggCAAGAAGCACAAGTCCGGCAAAG AAGGAAATAAGTTGCTATCCCTGGAGTCAGTCcctgccctggccctggcccagaGGCAGCGGTGGAACACAAGGGACTTCACTTGCCAGGCCGAGACTCAGCTCGGTAACGATCGAACCGGATATATGATCCATGTTCCAAGGCGCTATGAGATCGAGATGTTGGAAGTACCATTGCCCTGTCCCAAGGAGTATG AGACCATCATTCGAGTTGGTTCGGTTGCCCTCAGCGGTTCCGATATACACATCTATGAGAACGGTAATGAGGACATGAAGGAATTGACGCTGGGGCACGAGGCCACGGGATTTGTGGAGGAGGTGGGCTCTCGTGTCCAGAATCTACAGCTGGGCGATCGTGTGGTTTGTGAGGCGACCATTACCTGCGGCTCCTGTGACCTCTGCAAGGAGGGACGATACCAAATGTGTGAGCGCCTGTGGTACAAGGGCTTCCTGGGCACCCATCAGATCCACCATGCTGATCTCTGCCACCGACTGCCCGACAACATCACCATGGAGGAGGGCAGTCTCATCCAGACGCTTGCCTCGGCCTGTGCCGCCTGCCTGAAGGCTGGAATATTGCCCATCAGCAATGTGCTCATCATTGGATCGGGGTGCACGACAATAGCGGCGGGACTGGTGGCCAAAGCCCTCAGTGCCAAGCAGGTGACGATCGCCACCAACATGGAAGCGACACAGCATATGGCCACACGCGAATTTGGCCTCGATTGCGTGCTGTACGGCACGAATGGAATGTACAgcgaggagctggaggccatCTACTGCAAGGCCAGGGATTGGCCCAATGTGGTCATCAACTTTGCCATCTCCGCCCAGACCATGAACCTCTCCATAATGGCCCTCAAGCCCTGCGGTATTTGTGTGCTGGCCGAATGTGCTTCGGAGGTGGCCAGCTTCAATACCGTCGATCTACTCATGAAGAACATCAAAATGAGGCCCAGCTTTCGATGCGCCAATAT GTACCCCATAGCCTTGCAGCTGATGGCATCGAGACTGGCGCCAATGCGCAAATTAATTGGAAAAACATATCACATTACCAAAGTGGACGCAGCCTTCCAGGAAGCCCAGCACGAGTCGAACACGGGCATTAAGAAAATTATAGTCAATTGCTCGAAGGCCGATACCGGCCCAAGGACATTGAGAAGACGAAAAGTATAA